In Nematostella vectensis chromosome 3, jaNemVect1.1, whole genome shotgun sequence, the genomic window ATACAGCCCTTAGTGTAAATAACCTTGGAGGCTTCACTTTCGCTCATTTTGATTGCCCCAAACCCACACTGGGAATTTATCTGGTCACTAATACAACAAGAAAATGGGACACCGCATCTTTCCACACTGGGCGATGAGCAATTAAAGTACACGTTTTGTTCCCATGTTTTGTAGTCTTTGCTGCCGCAGCATTTGAGCTCTTTCTGTAAGAGGTCTATAATGTTTTGCAAATCGGGGTCGTCGCGATAGCGGACTATAATATGATCCACAGCTTTCTCGACTTGTTGCTTTACTTCCCCCGCATAAACGTACCCCAACACAGCGGCTACAATTTCCAAAAGAAGCATTATTCCAAGCATAATGGAATAGAATCGTAACATACAAACGTTCTCCCTCAATGCACCAAGACATCCGCTGAACGAGATGACAAACATCAGAACGCCAGCGATCGCTAGCATAACCGCGGGGTCGGTAGCCAAATTGTTGACCTTGCCATAAAGTTCCTTCTTATTCACCATCGCATAGGAGGAAATCGCCAGAATAATACAGCTTATCAACCAAAACA contains:
- the LOC5506725 gene encoding tetraspanin-33, with product MARGTKVQPFQPPSQARRPVARNDRLMSYSTKTTFCVKYTMFFMNVLFWLISCIILAISSYAMVNKKELYGKVNNLATDPAVMLAIAGVLMFVISFSGCLGALRENVCMLRFYSIMLGIMLLLEIVAAVLGYVYAGEVKQQVEKAVDHIIVRYRDDPDLQNIIDLLQKELKCCGSKDYKTWEQNVYFNCSSPSVERCGVPFSCCISDQINSQCGFGAIKMSESEASKVIYTKGCIQGAESWFMTNLIMMASIAASLPATQILGYCLARRLIEDIRDIIRRQQQAWG